A window from Streptomyces sp. NBC_00271 encodes these proteins:
- a CDS encoding WhiB family transcriptional regulator, translated as MDWRHNAVCREEDPELFFPIGNTGPALLQIEEAKAVCRRCPVMEQCLQWALESGQDSGVWGGLSEDERRAMKRRAARNRARQATA; from the coding sequence ATGGACTGGCGTCACAACGCCGTTTGCCGCGAGGAAGACCCCGAGCTCTTCTTCCCCATCGGCAACACCGGTCCTGCGCTGCTGCAGATCGAGGAAGCCAAGGCCGTCTGCCGCCGCTGCCCCGTCATGGAGCAGTGCCTGCAGTGGGCGCTCGAGTCCGGCCAGGACTCCGGCGTCTGGGGTGGCCTCAGCGAGGACGAGCGCCGCGCTATGAAGCGCCGTGCCGCCCGCAACCGGGCCCGTCAGGCCACCGCCTGA
- a CDS encoding carbohydrate ABC transporter permease, with product MSTLATAGRRRGKSKLGWNLLGLLVFVTAGFPVYWMLNTAFKPAKDAIDPDPSLFPTGLTLDNFRRALDIADFWGPVGRSLIVSLSVVVIGVVVGMLAALAISRFAFRGRKIVIVGILAVQMIPLVAMIIPVFLLLNDLNQYDKLTGLIITYLTFILPFTVWTLRGFIVNIPKELEEAAMVDGCSRTGAFIRVVFPLLAPGMVATSVYAFIQAWNEYLYALMLMSQEHQTATVWLGNFTTKHGTEYAPMMAGATMMAVPIVVLFLIVQRKMAAGLTAGAVKG from the coding sequence ATGAGCACCCTCGCCACGGCGGGCCGGCGCCGGGGGAAGTCCAAGCTCGGCTGGAACCTCCTCGGCCTCCTCGTCTTCGTCACCGCGGGCTTCCCCGTCTACTGGATGCTGAACACGGCGTTCAAGCCGGCGAAGGACGCCATCGACCCGGACCCGAGCCTGTTCCCCACGGGGCTCACGCTCGACAACTTCCGTCGCGCGCTGGACATCGCGGACTTCTGGGGCCCCGTCGGCCGCAGCCTGATCGTCTCCCTGTCGGTCGTCGTGATCGGCGTCGTGGTGGGAATGCTGGCCGCGCTGGCCATCTCCCGCTTCGCCTTCCGCGGCCGCAAGATCGTGATCGTCGGCATCCTCGCGGTCCAGATGATCCCGCTGGTCGCCATGATCATCCCGGTCTTCCTGCTGCTCAACGACCTGAATCAGTACGACAAGCTCACCGGCCTGATCATCACGTACCTGACCTTCATCCTCCCCTTCACGGTGTGGACGCTGCGCGGCTTCATCGTCAACATCCCGAAGGAGCTGGAGGAGGCGGCCATGGTCGACGGCTGCTCGCGCACCGGAGCCTTCATACGGGTGGTCTTCCCGCTGCTCGCGCCCGGCATGGTCGCCACGTCCGTGTACGCGTTCATCCAGGCCTGGAACGAGTACCTCTACGCCCTGATGCTCATGAGCCAGGAGCACCAGACCGCCACCGTCTGGCTCGGCAACTTCACCACCAAGCACGGCACCGAGTACGCCCCGATGATGGCCGGCGCCACGATGATGGCCGTGCCGATCGTCGTGCTCTTCCTCATCGTCCAGCGCAAGATGGCCGCGGGGCTGACCGCGGGCGCCGTGAAGGGATAA
- a CDS encoding glycoside hydrolase family 3 protein codes for MTTLASGTTASSSDQNGLARDALTVLQPGFTGTTAPDWLLRRLGEGLAAVGLFGRNIASPEQLAALTAQLRAERDDVLVAIDEEGGDVTRLEVRAGSSYPGNHALGAVDDVELTREVASALGHRLAACGVNLNWAPSADVNSNPDNPVIGVRSFGADTDLVARHTAAYVTGLQSAGVAACTKHFPGHGDTAVDSHHALPRIDADLSVIEARELAPFRAAIAAGTRAVMSAHILVPALDPDRPATLSRRILTGLLREELGYDGLIVTDGMEMQAIAGTYGIERGSVLAIAAGADAICVGGGLADDETVRRLRDALVTAVRTGELPEERLADAAERVRALARWTAAASAAPPAAEREPADVGLVAARRALTVTRAPSYEPVGAAPFVAAFTPVANIAVGDETPWGVAAELARLLPGTETGSFAGEGAATAVLAAAGRRRVVAVVRDEHRHPWMAAALDTLLGERPDTIVVEMGIPQAPPRGALHIATHGAARVCGRAAAEVIAGE; via the coding sequence ATGACGACACTCGCCAGTGGTACGACCGCGTCCTCTTCCGACCAGAACGGCCTGGCACGCGACGCGCTCACCGTCCTCCAGCCCGGCTTCACCGGAACCACCGCCCCCGACTGGCTGCTGCGCCGCCTCGGCGAAGGGCTGGCCGCCGTCGGCCTGTTCGGCCGGAACATCGCCTCTCCCGAACAACTCGCGGCCCTGACCGCCCAGTTGCGCGCGGAGCGCGACGACGTCCTGGTCGCCATCGACGAGGAGGGCGGCGACGTCACCCGCCTCGAGGTCCGCGCCGGCTCGTCCTACCCCGGCAACCACGCGCTGGGCGCGGTCGACGACGTGGAGCTGACGCGGGAGGTGGCCTCGGCACTCGGCCACCGCCTCGCGGCCTGCGGGGTGAACCTGAACTGGGCCCCCTCCGCGGACGTGAACTCCAATCCCGACAACCCGGTCATCGGCGTACGGTCCTTCGGCGCCGACACCGACCTGGTGGCCCGGCACACCGCCGCCTACGTCACCGGGCTCCAGTCCGCGGGCGTCGCGGCCTGCACCAAGCACTTCCCCGGCCACGGCGACACCGCGGTCGACTCGCACCACGCGCTGCCGCGCATCGACGCCGACCTGTCGGTCATCGAGGCCCGCGAACTCGCCCCGTTCCGTGCCGCGATCGCCGCGGGCACACGCGCCGTGATGAGCGCGCACATCCTGGTCCCGGCGCTGGACCCGGACCGCCCGGCCACCCTCTCCCGCCGCATCCTCACCGGCCTGCTCCGCGAGGAACTCGGCTACGACGGCCTCATCGTCACCGACGGCATGGAGATGCAGGCGATCGCCGGGACGTACGGCATCGAGCGGGGCAGCGTCCTCGCCATCGCGGCCGGCGCGGACGCGATCTGCGTGGGCGGCGGGCTCGCGGACGACGAGACGGTACGACGCCTGCGCGACGCCCTCGTCACGGCGGTGCGCACCGGTGAACTCCCCGAGGAGCGCCTCGCGGACGCGGCGGAGCGGGTACGGGCGCTGGCCCGTTGGACGGCGGCGGCCTCCGCGGCCCCGCCGGCCGCCGAGCGGGAGCCGGCCGACGTGGGGCTCGTCGCCGCCCGACGCGCGCTGACGGTGACACGCGCGCCGTCGTACGAGCCGGTGGGCGCGGCGCCGTTCGTCGCCGCCTTCACCCCCGTGGCGAACATCGCCGTCGGTGACGAGACCCCCTGGGGCGTGGCCGCGGAACTGGCCCGGCTGCTGCCCGGCACGGAGACGGGCAGCTTCGCGGGGGAGGGGGCGGCAACGGCTGTCCTGGCCGCCGCGGGCCGCCGCCGCGTCGTCGCCGTCGTCCGCGACGAACACCGGCACCCCTGGATGGCGGCCGCCCTGGACACACTGTTGGGGGAACGCCCCGACACGATCGTGGTCGAGATGGGCATCCCCCAGGCCCCGCCCCGAGGCGCCCTCCACATCGCCACGCACGGCGCGGCGAGGGTGTGCGGCCGGGCGGCGGCGGAGGTCATCGCGGGGGAGTGA
- a CDS encoding RNA polymerase sigma factor SigF, producing the protein MRNGDGPVRDEERGTRELPAGRVDGLDGPRRAVEGVDGIPEQARPHPEDAQESLSGQDDGQRDPEGAAPSTSSEGRRLVTGGTMSEHERHDKPGVQSVQGTQHGPSAQHIQHDPQDRSGARAMFIELRKLQDGSAEYAELRNQLVRMHLPLVEHLARRFRNRGEPLDDLTQVATIGLIKSVDRFDPERGVEFSTYATPTVVGEIKRHFRDKGWAVRVPRRLQELRLALTTATAELSQQHGRSPTVHELAEKLAISEEEVLEGLESANAYSTLSLDVPDTDDESPAVADTLGAEDEALEGVEYRESLKPLLEDLPPREKRILLLRFFGNMTQSQIAQEVGISQMHVSRLLARTLAQLREKLLVEE; encoded by the coding sequence GTGAGGAACGGGGACGGGCCGGTGCGGGACGAAGAGCGCGGCACACGGGAGCTTCCCGCCGGACGCGTCGACGGCCTCGACGGGCCGCGGCGCGCGGTGGAAGGCGTCGACGGCATCCCCGAACAGGCCCGGCCGCACCCGGAGGACGCACAGGAGAGCCTCTCCGGCCAGGACGACGGGCAACGGGATCCGGAGGGTGCCGCGCCGAGCACGTCCTCGGAAGGGCGGCGGCTGGTGACGGGCGGGACTATGAGCGAGCACGAGCGACACGACAAGCCAGGGGTGCAGAGCGTGCAGGGCACGCAGCACGGGCCGAGCGCCCAGCACATCCAGCACGACCCGCAGGACCGCAGCGGCGCGCGGGCGATGTTCATCGAGCTGCGCAAGCTGCAGGACGGCAGCGCGGAGTACGCGGAGCTGCGCAATCAGCTGGTCCGCATGCACCTCCCGCTCGTCGAGCACCTCGCGCGCCGCTTCCGCAACCGCGGTGAGCCGCTGGACGACCTCACCCAGGTCGCGACCATCGGCCTGATCAAGTCGGTCGACCGCTTCGACCCGGAGCGCGGCGTCGAGTTCTCGACGTACGCGACTCCGACGGTCGTCGGCGAGATCAAGCGGCACTTCCGCGACAAGGGCTGGGCGGTGCGGGTGCCGCGGCGCCTGCAGGAACTGCGCCTGGCCCTGACGACGGCGACGGCCGAGCTGTCGCAACAGCACGGGCGCTCCCCCACGGTCCACGAGCTGGCCGAGAAGCTGGCCATCTCGGAGGAGGAGGTCCTGGAGGGCCTGGAGTCCGCCAACGCGTACTCCACGCTGTCGCTGGACGTCCCCGACACGGACGACGAGTCCCCGGCGGTCGCGGACACGCTGGGTGCGGAGGACGAGGCCCTGGAGGGCGTCGAGTACCGGGAGTCGTTGAAGCCCCTGCTCGAGGACCTCCCCCCGAGAGAGAAGCGGATCCTGCTCCTTCGCTTCTTCGGCAACATGACCCAGTCGCAGATCGCACAGGAGGTCGGCATCTCCCAGATGCACGTCTCCCGCCTGCTGGCCCGTACCCTCGCCCAGCTCCGCGAAAAGCTCCTGGTCGAGGAGTAA
- a CDS encoding carbohydrate ABC transporter permease encodes MSAADTTTPAKVPPPRQAPPPAVPKAPRRGRTSGGAAAPWALLAPCLLILALVMGYPLVRLVTLSFQKFGQSQLWGFQPAESVGFDNFGKVLGDSEFWTVVVRTIVFAVGSVVFTMVIGMLIALLLQRVSGWVKTLINIALVASWGMPIIVATTVFKWLFDSDYGVFNALLSKLPGVDMIGHNWFASGPQGLAVIMLLVVWGAVPFVVITLSAGLTQVPSELEEAARLDGAGAWGVFRYVTLPILKPIVVMLTTLSVIWDMGVFPQVFVMRGGHPEAEFQLLTTYSYDRAFVVNDYAQGSAIALLTVLLLLGVVAVYMRQMLQIGEVE; translated from the coding sequence ATGAGTGCCGCAGACACGACCACCCCCGCCAAGGTGCCGCCGCCGCGGCAGGCACCGCCACCGGCCGTCCCGAAGGCGCCACGCAGAGGGCGGACCTCGGGCGGAGCGGCGGCCCCTTGGGCCCTGCTCGCGCCCTGTCTGCTGATCCTCGCGCTGGTCATGGGCTATCCCCTGGTCCGCCTGGTCACCCTCTCCTTCCAGAAGTTCGGGCAGTCCCAGCTGTGGGGCTTCCAGCCGGCCGAGTCGGTCGGCTTCGACAACTTCGGCAAGGTGCTGGGCGACAGCGAGTTCTGGACGGTCGTCGTCCGAACGATCGTCTTCGCCGTCGGGTCCGTCGTCTTCACCATGGTCATCGGCATGCTGATCGCGCTGCTCCTCCAGCGCGTCTCGGGCTGGGTGAAGACGCTGATCAACATCGCGCTGGTGGCCAGCTGGGGCATGCCCATCATCGTGGCCACCACCGTCTTCAAGTGGCTCTTCGACTCCGACTACGGCGTCTTCAACGCGCTGCTGAGCAAGCTGCCTGGCGTCGACATGATCGGCCACAACTGGTTCGCGAGCGGCCCCCAGGGACTGGCCGTGATCATGCTCCTGGTGGTGTGGGGCGCGGTGCCCTTCGTGGTCATCACGCTCAGCGCGGGGCTCACCCAGGTGCCGAGCGAACTGGAGGAGGCGGCCCGACTGGACGGCGCCGGCGCCTGGGGCGTCTTCCGTTACGTCACGCTCCCGATCCTCAAGCCCATCGTCGTGATGCTCACGACGCTCTCCGTCATCTGGGACATGGGCGTCTTCCCGCAGGTCTTCGTGATGCGGGGCGGCCACCCGGAGGCGGAGTTCCAACTGCTCACCACGTACTCCTACGACCGCGCCTTCGTCGTCAACGACTACGCGCAGGGGTCGGCGATCGCCCTGCTGACCGTGCTGTTGCTGCTGGGCGTGGTCGCCGTGTACATGCGTCAGATGCTGCAGATCGGAGAGGTCGAATGA
- a CDS encoding diacylglycerol/lipid kinase family protein: protein MRALLVVNPAATTTSARTRDVLIHALASEMKLEVVTTEYRGHARDLGRQAAESEDIELVVALGGDGTVNEVVNGLLHNGPDLDRQPRLAVVPGGSTNVFARALGLPNDAVEATGALLDALREDRERTIGLGLAAGTPGTEDEAVPSRWFTFCAGLGFDAGVIGRVEQQRERGKRSTHALYLRQVARQFLDEPHRRHGTITLERPGQDPVTDLVLSIICNTSPWTFLGNRPVYASPKASFDTGLDVLALNRMSTGAVARYATQLLTSSPERGPHGKHALSLHDLTDFTLHSKAPLPLQMDGDHLGLRTSVTFTGVRRALRVIV from the coding sequence ATGCGTGCACTTCTCGTGGTCAATCCGGCAGCTACCACCACAAGTGCGCGCACGCGCGATGTCTTGATCCACGCGCTGGCGAGCGAGATGAAGCTCGAGGTGGTCACGACCGAGTACCGCGGGCACGCCCGGGACCTCGGCCGGCAGGCCGCGGAGAGCGAGGACATAGAACTGGTGGTCGCGCTCGGCGGCGACGGCACCGTCAACGAGGTCGTGAACGGTCTCCTGCACAACGGCCCCGACCTGGACCGCCAGCCCCGCCTCGCGGTGGTCCCCGGCGGATCCACCAATGTCTTCGCCCGCGCCCTGGGCCTGCCCAACGACGCCGTGGAGGCCACCGGCGCCCTGCTGGACGCGCTCAGAGAGGACCGTGAGCGCACGATCGGCCTCGGTCTCGCCGCGGGCACCCCCGGCACCGAGGACGAAGCCGTCCCCTCCCGCTGGTTCACCTTCTGCGCGGGACTCGGCTTCGACGCGGGGGTGATCGGCCGGGTCGAACAGCAGCGCGAGCGCGGCAAGCGTTCCACCCACGCCCTCTATTTGCGCCAAGTGGCACGTCAGTTTTTGGACGAACCTCACCGCAGGCACGGAACGATCACACTGGAGCGGCCCGGCCAGGACCCGGTCACCGATCTTGTGTTGTCCATAATCTGCAACACCTCGCCCTGGACGTTTCTCGGCAATCGTCCGGTGTACGCGTCACCTAAGGCTTCGTTCGATACCGGGCTCGACGTACTCGCTCTCAACCGCATGTCGACGGGCGCGGTTGCCCGGTATGCCACCCAGTTGCTCACTTCGTCCCCCGAGCGCGGACCCCATGGCAAGCACGCCCTGTCTCTGCATGACCTGACCGACTTCACCTTGCATTCGAAGGCGCCGCTCCCCCTCCAGATGGACGGCGACCACCTGGGACTGCGCACCAGCGTGACGTTCACAGGCGTACGCCGTGCACTGCGTGTGATTGTGTGA
- a CDS encoding sensor histidine kinase, protein MNDLVRQHTALGDSDLEWLHLLVSEWQLLSDLSFADLVLWVPTRDGTRYVSVAQMRPNTGPTSYQDDMVGHLVPRGRRPLLDAALDEGRIVREGDPEWREEVPVRVESIPVRREGRVLGVIARNTNLLTVRTPSRLELTYLQSASDLAQMIAAGSFPFSGQQVDMDASPRVGDGLIRLDADGIVQYASPNALSAYHRLGLASDLVGHHLGVTTAELAPSRGPVDEALSKVASGWAPREFEIESADGVIQLRAIPLKPKGTRVGSLVLLRDVTELRRRERELITKDATIREIHHRVKNNLQTVAALLRLQARRIESERGREALEEAVRRVGSIAIVHETLSQNLDERVEFDEIADRVLAMVAEISPGKVTGRRTGRFGILDAEVATPLSMVLTEILQNALEHGFREGDRGTVEVSAVRGGTSKEARLLVTVQDDGVGLPEGFDPHRSGNLGLQIVRTLVEGELGGSFDMVAAPERGTQVILDIPVRAHK, encoded by the coding sequence ATGAACGACCTCGTCCGCCAGCACACCGCTCTCGGTGACTCCGATCTCGAGTGGTTGCATCTGCTGGTCTCGGAGTGGCAGTTGCTCTCCGACCTCTCCTTCGCCGACCTCGTGCTGTGGGTTCCCACCCGCGACGGCACCCGCTATGTCTCCGTCGCGCAGATGCGGCCCAACACCGGCCCGACCTCGTACCAGGACGACATGGTCGGCCACCTCGTCCCACGCGGCCGCCGCCCGCTGCTGGACGCCGCGCTGGACGAGGGCCGGATCGTGCGCGAGGGCGATCCCGAATGGCGGGAGGAGGTGCCGGTACGGGTCGAGTCCATTCCGGTACGGCGGGAGGGGCGCGTCCTCGGTGTCATCGCGCGCAACACGAATCTCCTCACCGTGCGCACCCCGAGCCGGCTGGAGCTGACGTATCTCCAGAGCGCGTCCGACCTCGCCCAGATGATCGCCGCCGGCTCCTTCCCGTTCTCCGGCCAGCAGGTCGACATGGACGCCTCCCCGCGGGTCGGCGACGGACTGATCCGCCTCGACGCCGACGGCATCGTCCAGTACGCGTCCCCGAACGCGCTGTCCGCGTACCACCGCCTCGGCCTCGCCTCCGACCTGGTGGGCCACCACCTCGGTGTGACCACCGCGGAACTCGCCCCGTCCCGCGGTCCGGTGGACGAGGCCCTGTCCAAGGTCGCCAGCGGTTGGGCACCCCGCGAGTTCGAGATCGAGAGCGCCGACGGGGTGATCCAGCTGCGCGCGATCCCGCTCAAGCCCAAGGGCACCCGGGTCGGTTCGCTCGTCCTGCTGCGCGACGTGACCGAACTGCGGCGCCGCGAACGCGAGTTGATCACCAAGGACGCGACCATCCGGGAGATCCACCACCGGGTCAAGAACAACCTCCAGACGGTGGCGGCGCTGCTGCGGCTCCAGGCCCGGCGCATCGAGTCGGAGCGCGGTCGTGAGGCCCTGGAGGAGGCCGTACGGCGGGTCGGCTCGATCGCCATCGTGCATGAGACGCTGTCTCAGAACCTGGACGAGCGGGTGGAGTTCGACGAGATCGCCGACCGGGTGCTCGCCATGGTCGCCGAGATCTCGCCCGGCAAGGTCACCGGCCGCCGCACCGGCCGCTTCGGCATACTCGACGCCGAGGTCGCCACCCCGCTCTCCATGGTTCTCACCGAGATCCTTCAGAACGCGCTGGAGCACGGCTTCCGCGAGGGCGACCGGGGCACGGTCGAGGTCTCGGCGGTGCGCGGCGGCACCAGCAAGGAGGCCCGCCTGCTGGTCACCGTCCAGGACGACGGGGTCGGCCTCCCGGAGGGCTTCGACCCGCACCGCTCGGGCAACCTCGGGCTGCAAATCGTACGGACGCTGGTGGAGGGCGAGTTGGGGGGCAGCTTCGACATGGTGGCGGCCCCGGAGCGCGGCACACAGGTCATCCTGGACATTCCGGTACGAGCGCACAAGTAG
- a CDS encoding anti-sigma regulatory factor produces the protein MSQIAGEPATKDFVEVRLPAAGAYLSVLRTATAGLAARLDFTLDEIEDLRIAVDEACAILLQQAVPGSVLSCVFRLIDDSLEVTVSAPTTDGHAPSRDTFAWTVLSALAGKVDSTVAEDKTVSISLYKQRGAGPGPA, from the coding sequence GTGTCCCAGATCGCAGGCGAGCCCGCGACGAAGGACTTCGTGGAAGTCCGGCTGCCGGCCGCGGGTGCCTACCTGTCGGTGCTGCGTACGGCTACGGCCGGTCTCGCGGCCCGTTTGGACTTCACCCTCGACGAGATCGAGGACCTCCGCATCGCGGTGGACGAGGCCTGCGCGATCCTGTTGCAGCAGGCCGTCCCCGGATCGGTGCTCAGCTGTGTCTTCCGGCTCATCGACGACTCGCTCGAGGTGACGGTCTCCGCTCCGACCACCGATGGTCACGCTCCGTCACGGGACACGTTCGCGTGGACCGTCCTGTCGGCGCTCGCGGGCAAGGTCGACTCCACCGTCGCCGAGGACAAGACCGTTTCGATCAGCCTCTACAAACAGCGCGGCGCGGGACCCGGGCCGGCGTGA
- the nagB gene encoding glucosamine-6-phosphate deaminase, with translation MEVVIVPGAKAGGELIAEAMAELLRRKPDALLGVATGSTPLPIYQALAAKVGSGAVDASRARVAQLDEYVGLPAEHPESYRSVLRREVLEPLGLGMDAFMGPDGTAVDVQAACAAYDKALATAGGVDLQLLGIGTDGHIGFNEPCSSLASRTRIKTLTEQTRVDNARFFGGDIEQVPHHVITQGIGTILEARHLVLLATGEGKADAVAATVEGPVAAVCPASALQLHPHATVVVDEAAASKLKLADYFRHTFANKPDWQGI, from the coding sequence GTGGAAGTTGTCATCGTTCCCGGCGCCAAGGCGGGCGGCGAACTGATCGCCGAGGCCATGGCGGAGCTGCTCCGGCGCAAGCCCGACGCTCTGCTCGGCGTGGCCACCGGCTCGACGCCGCTGCCCATCTACCAGGCGCTGGCGGCGAAGGTCGGCTCCGGTGCCGTGGACGCCTCGCGGGCGCGGGTCGCCCAGCTCGACGAGTACGTGGGACTGCCGGCCGAGCACCCCGAGTCGTACCGGTCGGTGCTGCGGCGCGAGGTGCTCGAACCGCTCGGGTTGGGCATGGACGCGTTCATGGGCCCGGACGGCACCGCCGTGGACGTGCAGGCCGCGTGCGCGGCGTACGACAAGGCGCTGGCCACGGCCGGCGGCGTCGACCTCCAGCTGCTCGGGATCGGCACCGACGGGCACATCGGGTTCAACGAGCCCTGCTCCTCGCTGGCCTCGCGGACCCGGATCAAGACACTGACCGAGCAGACCAGGGTCGACAACGCGCGGTTCTTCGGGGGCGACATCGAGCAGGTGCCGCACCACGTCATCACCCAGGGCATCGGCACGATCCTGGAGGCGCGGCATCTCGTCCTGCTGGCCACGGGCGAGGGCAAGGCGGACGCGGTCGCGGCGACGGTGGAGGGGCCGGTGGCCGCGGTGTGCCCCGCCTCGGCGCTCCAGCTCCACCCGCACGCCACGGTCGTCGTGGACGAGGCCGCCGCGTCCAAGCTGAAGCTGGCGGACTACTTCCGGCACACGTTCGCGAACAAGCCGGACTGGCAGGGGATCTGA
- a CDS encoding SIS domain-containing protein: protein MSAPTPDPRTDDDRPGRIMAREMAEQPDVLRRILEAGAPRIQEVARQIAAREPRFVLLTARGTSDNAALYAKYLLEIQLGLPCGLTSMSTTTAYGARPDLTDVLVVTVSQSGGSPDLVASTRAAREAGAITLAVTNNPDSPLAAVSEYHLDIMAGPEKALPATKTYTASLLTLYLFVEGLRGGDGAAAKALPDLAAHLLTRQDEIRTLASRYRFAERMVITSRGYGYPTAKEAALKLMETSYIPALSYSGADLLHGPLAMVDNISPVIAVVTDGKGGEALQPVLDRLRGRGADLVVIGPRAQVEQASAGFVLPTEGVAEELQPILEILPLQLLAYEVTIARGQDPDAPRALAKVTETR, encoded by the coding sequence ATGTCCGCCCCTACCCCGGACCCCCGGACCGACGACGACCGCCCGGGTCGGATCATGGCCCGCGAGATGGCCGAGCAGCCCGACGTGCTGCGCCGGATCCTGGAGGCGGGCGCGCCGCGGATCCAGGAAGTGGCCCGGCAGATCGCGGCCCGCGAGCCCCGCTTCGTCCTGCTCACCGCCCGCGGTACCTCCGACAACGCCGCCCTGTACGCGAAGTACCTGCTGGAGATCCAGCTGGGCCTGCCGTGCGGGCTCACCTCGATGTCGACGACCACGGCGTATGGCGCGCGGCCCGATCTCACCGACGTCCTGGTCGTCACCGTCAGCCAGTCCGGCGGCTCCCCGGACCTGGTCGCCTCGACCCGGGCCGCCCGTGAGGCCGGCGCCATCACGCTCGCGGTGACCAACAACCCGGACTCACCGCTGGCGGCCGTCTCCGAGTACCACCTCGACATCATGGCCGGACCCGAGAAGGCCCTGCCCGCCACCAAGACCTACACGGCCTCCCTCCTCACCCTCTATCTCTTCGTCGAAGGACTGCGCGGCGGCGACGGCGCCGCGGCCAAGGCGCTGCCCGATCTCGCCGCGCACCTCCTCACCCGCCAGGACGAGATCCGCACGCTCGCCTCCCGCTACCGCTTCGCCGAGCGGATGGTGATCACCTCGCGCGGCTACGGCTACCCCACGGCCAAGGAAGCCGCCCTGAAGCTGATGGAGACCAGCTACATCCCCGCCCTCTCGTACTCCGGCGCCGATCTGCTGCACGGCCCCCTCGCCATGGTCGACAACATCTCCCCGGTCATCGCGGTCGTCACCGACGGCAAGGGCGGCGAGGCGCTCCAGCCCGTGCTCGACCGGTTGCGCGGGCGCGGCGCCGACCTGGTCGTCATCGGCCCCCGGGCCCAGGTGGAGCAGGCCTCGGCCGGGTTCGTCCTGCCCACCGAGGGGGTGGCCGAGGAGCTCCAGCCGATCCTTGAGATCCTTCCGCTCCAGCTCCTGGCCTACGAGGTCACCATCGCCCGCGGCCAGGACCCGGACGCGCCGCGCGCCCTGGCGAAGGTGACGGAGACCCGCTGA
- a CDS encoding UBP-type zinc finger domain-containing protein, protein MKQCTHADELPHPEPGPLSETCLECQAAGTHPVQLRLCLSCGHLGCCDSSPLRHATEHFKETGHPVMRTFEPGESWRWCFVDHVLA, encoded by the coding sequence ATGAAACAGTGCACGCACGCCGACGAGCTGCCGCACCCCGAACCTGGGCCGCTGAGCGAGACCTGCCTGGAGTGCCAGGCCGCCGGTACACATCCGGTGCAGTTGCGACTGTGTCTGAGCTGCGGGCACCTCGGCTGCTGCGACTCCTCGCCGCTGCGGCACGCGACGGAGCATTTCAAGGAGACCGGACATCCCGTGATGCGGACCTTCGAGCCCGGTGAAAGTTGGCGCTGGTGCTTCGTCGACCACGTACTGGCGTGA